The Gemmatimonadota bacterium genome has a segment encoding these proteins:
- a CDS encoding Ig-like domain-containing protein, with the protein MQKLSRSLIALGGLAALAACGDDVSITPPTPTPVAVVGVTVSPASLSLKVGESATLGVSVEATGGAGTSVTWASSNNAVATVSATGAVTAVAAGNTTVRATSTVDNTKSGAAQVTVTAPAVRSVVVSPATVSLQVGQSVTAIATVDRDAGASGAVTWASSNAAVATVTSAGVIAGVAQGTAVISATSTADATKAGALSVTVVPVPNTLIALSVAPTNANLGVGSTVQLVPSATTAGNAAVTYTYASSNETVATVSTSGLVTAVGNGTAVITTTAATATNSLSVATTINVASASVSISTITTGGLGTPVNLANVAGQIEVTMNVSAGNQTLDSVRVKLGSQAAASQGFTVNGAPNAPVTLSINTAEYAINADSTSTVRYLNGSTGVQAELFVRGASGPTASNTITINLNNTDTFHARWALPTTSAIAPATGLQWYGGPSTTTTINAIPVMYSGNTITSATLHMDDFSVAGNASLCGAAVTDAAAPFTASFACTGITNTTVQPGVAASLRGDGNPGPAAVGGNSAAGFHTVLFANAGPLVQGAAIPVRIDVAGPATATYAWVAGTTFDYWANASFRFDTSTSGIFSRARAADGGVGASAASTDVYEFEDRAVSGTAWAVHTANTNNIPENAADFTVNAYNGRVTEMDLLGNATITYLGNTTTSPGQNFGVDTTMPTLTYLTTALEPRIALPATDTLGNTKILTNDGNIANTTRADSAYFGVRYTDTRSGFNLNNGTEAQYIRITRIGQPGAPGASTCVLGVVSSSVCNFARRVGVVDATDLTQRRDTTGVYGSGVNFSGGGTGDLYTPATAGDSAGYYTYETYVVDRAGNATATISKTVAVDVDAPLATGLNPAAAGLVAGSANVWLPIGADELEVLDAAFGLRYPNMADGTAQDTIYFDRKFITDFKAGFSGLPLAGLVGPGQTYGNSGITLPVNFFRGVDTVLVADSTAPLTVSATYKPTTAMAEMYDIRSFTSSSVVYPNLSSGFYSTVILPSQVSNGAVVSLGAAGSQWYVFGTGTTGSTIQAEVRQTTVINNAPFTQVAFFRAPAGGTGRWIYLGTVATASPNDQGGNRFWRYTLSGVAPSLATGDRIRAIGITASGDGLSTQTHVQP; encoded by the coding sequence ATGCAGAAACTCTCTCGGTCGCTCATTGCACTCGGCGGGCTCGCTGCCCTTGCCGCTTGCGGTGACGACGTCTCCATCACCCCGCCGACGCCGACTCCGGTCGCCGTTGTTGGCGTAACGGTGAGCCCCGCGTCGTTGTCGCTGAAGGTTGGCGAGAGCGCCACGTTGGGCGTCTCCGTCGAGGCCACTGGCGGCGCTGGTACCAGCGTCACCTGGGCGTCCTCGAACAACGCAGTGGCGACCGTGTCGGCCACTGGTGCCGTGACGGCTGTCGCGGCTGGTAACACGACGGTTCGCGCGACCTCGACGGTCGACAACACGAAGTCGGGCGCGGCGCAGGTGACCGTGACGGCTCCGGCAGTTCGCAGTGTGGTCGTTTCGCCGGCGACGGTGAGCCTCCAGGTTGGTCAGTCGGTGACGGCGATTGCGACGGTTGATCGCGATGCCGGTGCATCGGGCGCCGTGACCTGGGCCTCCTCGAACGCGGCGGTTGCCACGGTCACGTCGGCCGGTGTCATCGCCGGTGTGGCGCAGGGTACGGCGGTGATCAGCGCGACCTCGACGGCTGACGCCACCAAGGCGGGCGCGTTGTCGGTGACGGTCGTCCCGGTCCCGAACACCCTGATCGCCCTCTCGGTTGCCCCGACCAACGCCAACCTCGGCGTCGGCAGCACCGTGCAGCTCGTCCCGAGCGCCACGACGGCTGGCAATGCGGCGGTGACCTACACCTACGCGTCGTCCAACGAGACGGTCGCGACGGTCAGCACCTCCGGCCTCGTCACGGCGGTTGGCAACGGCACCGCGGTCATCACGACCACGGCGGCGACTGCCACCAACAGCCTCTCGGTCGCCACGACGATCAACGTCGCGAGCGCCTCGGTCTCGATCAGCACGATCACCACGGGTGGCCTTGGAACTCCGGTCAACCTGGCGAACGTCGCCGGCCAGATCGAAGTCACCATGAACGTCTCCGCTGGCAACCAGACGCTGGACTCGGTCCGCGTGAAGCTTGGTTCCCAGGCGGCCGCTTCGCAGGGCTTCACGGTCAACGGTGCGCCGAATGCGCCTGTGACCCTGTCGATCAACACTGCGGAGTACGCGATCAACGCCGACTCGACCTCGACCGTCCGCTACCTGAACGGTTCGACGGGCGTCCAGGCTGAGCTGTTCGTGCGTGGTGCCTCGGGCCCGACGGCCTCGAACACCATCACGATCAACCTGAACAACACCGACACGTTCCATGCCCGTTGGGCCCTCCCGACCACCTCGGCGATCGCTCCGGCGACTGGCCTGCAGTGGTACGGTGGTCCGAGCACGACGACGACGATCAACGCGATCCCGGTCATGTACTCCGGGAACACGATCACGTCGGCCACGCTCCACATGGACGACTTCTCGGTCGCTGGTAACGCGTCGCTCTGCGGCGCTGCGGTGACGGACGCTGCTGCGCCGTTCACGGCCAGCTTCGCTTGCACGGGCATCACCAACACGACGGTGCAGCCTGGCGTTGCGGCTTCGCTCCGTGGCGATGGCAACCCGGGTCCGGCCGCCGTCGGTGGTAACTCCGCCGCTGGCTTCCACACGGTGCTGTTCGCCAACGCTGGTCCGCTCGTCCAGGGCGCCGCGATCCCGGTCCGCATCGACGTCGCGGGTCCGGCCACGGCCACCTACGCGTGGGTCGCCGGTACGACCTTCGATTACTGGGCGAACGCGAGCTTCCGCTTCGACACCAGCACCAGCGGTATCTTCTCCCGCGCTCGTGCGGCTGACGGCGGCGTTGGTGCCTCCGCTGCCTCCACGGACGTGTACGAGTTCGAGGATCGCGCCGTCTCCGGCACTGCCTGGGCCGTGCACACCGCGAACACGAACAACATCCCGGAGAACGCTGCCGACTTCACGGTCAATGCCTACAACGGCCGTGTGACGGAAATGGATCTCCTCGGCAACGCCACGATCACGTACCTCGGCAACACCACGACCTCGCCGGGCCAGAACTTCGGCGTGGACACGACGATGCCGACGTTGACGTACCTCACGACCGCGCTCGAGCCCCGTATCGCCCTCCCGGCGACGGACACGCTCGGCAACACCAAGATCCTCACGAACGATGGCAACATCGCGAACACCACTCGTGCGGACTCGGCGTACTTCGGCGTGCGTTACACCGATACCCGTTCGGGCTTCAACCTGAACAACGGTACGGAAGCGCAGTACATCCGCATCACGCGCATCGGCCAGCCGGGCGCTCCGGGTGCCAGCACCTGCGTCCTGGGTGTTGTCTCCAGCAGCGTTTGTAACTTCGCTCGCCGTGTGGGCGTCGTGGACGCCACGGACCTCACCCAGCGTCGCGACACCACTGGTGTCTACGGCTCTGGCGTGAACTTCTCGGGTGGTGGCACCGGTGACCTGTACACGCCGGCCACTGCTGGTGACTCGGCCGGTTACTACACGTACGAGACGTACGTTGTTGACCGCGCTGGCAATGCCACCGCGACGATCAGCAAGACGGTCGCCGTCGACGTTGACGCGCCGCTGGCTACTGGCCTCAACCCGGCCGCTGCTGGCCTGGTCGCTGGTTCGGCCAACGTCTGGTTGCCGATCGGCGCCGACGAACTCGAAGTGCTCGATGCCGCGTTCGGGTTGCGTTATCCGAACATGGCCGACGGTACGGCGCAGGATACGATCTACTTCGATCGCAAGTTCATCACCGACTTCAAGGCCGGCTTCTCCGGTCTGCCGCTCGCGGGCCTGGTTGGCCCGGGTCAGACCTACGGCAACAGCGGCATCACGCTCCCGGTGAACTTCTTCCGTGGCGTTGATACCGTGCTTGTCGCGGACTCGACCGCTCCGCTCACCGTGTCGGCGACCTACAAGCCGACCACGGCGATGGCCGAGATGTACGACATCCGCTCGTTCACCTCGAGCTCGGTGGTGTACCCGAACCTGTCGTCCGGCTTCTACAGCACGGTGATCCTCCCGAGCCAGGTTTCTAATGGCGCGGTGGTCTCGCTGGGTGCCGCCGGTTCGCAGTGGTATGTCTTCGGTACTGGTACGACGGGCAGCACGATTCAGGCGGAAGTCCGTCAGACCACCGTCATCAACAACGCTCCGTTCACCCAGGTCGCGTTCTTCCGCGCTCCTGCAGGTGGCACCGGGCGCTGGATCTACCTCGGGACGGTCGCGACGGCCAGCCCGAACGATCAGGGTGGCAATCGCTTCTGGCGCTACACGCTGTCCGGTGTTGCTCCGAGCCTTGCGACGGGCGATCGCATCCGCGCCATTGGTATCACGGCGTCGGGTGACGGCCTCTCGACGCAGACCCACGTCCAGCCGTAA
- the lipB gene encoding lipoyl(octanoyl) transferase LipB, translating to MSLPSLLVSDLGTMPYAAALELQRDVARRRISGEIDQDVLLLVEHPHVVTLGRAAKQASLVATPELLRARGVEVFEVERGGDVTYHGPGQLVGYPVFDLKRHRKDLHWYLRQVEESLIVALATFGIAAGRNPGYTGVWVGADGDRWLRKIASIGVHARDWVTWHGFALNVSTDLSFFDLMVPCGIADVQMTSAATELAPMRVEPTVVREAIAVAFGRVFELTPVSMTAAGFRG from the coding sequence ATGTCCCTCCCCTCCCTCCTCGTTTCCGACCTCGGCACCATGCCGTACGCCGCGGCGCTGGAGCTGCAGCGGGACGTCGCCCGTCGCCGGATCTCGGGCGAGATCGATCAGGACGTGTTGCTGCTCGTTGAGCACCCGCATGTCGTGACGCTCGGTCGCGCCGCCAAGCAGGCCAGCCTCGTCGCGACGCCCGAGTTGTTGCGGGCGCGAGGCGTCGAGGTGTTCGAGGTCGAGCGCGGCGGCGACGTGACCTACCATGGCCCCGGACAGCTGGTCGGTTACCCGGTTTTCGACCTCAAGCGCCACCGCAAGGACCTCCACTGGTACCTCCGCCAAGTGGAAGAGTCGCTCATCGTCGCCCTCGCCACCTTCGGGATCGCCGCAGGACGGAACCCCGGATATACCGGTGTTTGGGTCGGTGCCGATGGTGACCGTTGGCTACGGAAGATCGCGTCGATTGGCGTCCATGCCCGGGACTGGGTGACGTGGCACGGATTCGCCCTCAACGTCAGCACCGACCTCTCGTTCTTCGACCTGATGGTTCCCTGTGGCATTGCAGACGTCCAGATGACCTCAGCGGCCACCGAGTTGGCGCCCATGCGTGTCGAGCCCACCGTCGTCCGAGAGGCGATTGCAGTGGCATTTGGGCGGGTTTTCGAGCTCACCCCGGTCTCTATGACGGCCGCTGGCTTCAGGGGGTAG
- the lpdA gene encoding dihydrolipoyl dehydrogenase: MASYDVIFIGGGPAGYVGAIRCGQLGLSAAVIEREALGGTCVLWGCIPAKALLASAAVANQVKHAADFGVTVGEVKLDFGVAMKRSRNVSTQNSKGVEFLFKKNKVTWIKGVAKLGGGKKVVVTGADGKTETHEAKKAVVIATGSRVKGLPQVGLELNKTTVISSDEALVLEKAPKSIAVVGAGAVGCEFADVFNAFGSEVHLIEVMPGLLPLEDADCSAELGRAFKKRKIQLHLGAKLSDVKVGKDSVTFSVEENGKKETLEVEKVLVAAGRAPNVEQLGLKEAGVQLTERGFIKADPKSYETTAKGIYAIGDVIGAPMLAHKGSREGHILADLLGGQHAHAINYGNIPNATYCHPEVASIGLTEAQCKEKKLDYKVGKFPFSANGRARTAGETDGFVKIIRDAKYGEILGAHIVGAHATELIHELLVARENEYTVEEIDLAIHAHPTLSEAVAEAVLDSMGKMLHA, translated from the coding sequence ATGGCTTCGTACGACGTCATTTTCATTGGTGGTGGACCCGCCGGCTACGTCGGCGCCATTCGCTGCGGGCAACTCGGCCTCTCGGCTGCGGTCATCGAGCGCGAGGCCCTCGGCGGGACCTGCGTCCTGTGGGGATGTATCCCCGCCAAAGCCCTCCTCGCCTCCGCGGCCGTCGCCAACCAGGTGAAACATGCGGCCGACTTCGGGGTCACTGTCGGCGAGGTGAAGCTCGACTTCGGCGTGGCGATGAAGCGCTCGCGCAACGTCTCGACGCAAAACTCCAAGGGGGTCGAGTTCCTGTTCAAGAAGAACAAGGTCACCTGGATCAAGGGGGTCGCCAAGCTCGGCGGCGGCAAGAAGGTCGTGGTCACCGGGGCCGATGGAAAGACGGAGACCCACGAGGCCAAGAAGGCCGTGGTGATTGCCACCGGCTCACGCGTGAAAGGACTCCCCCAGGTTGGGCTCGAACTCAACAAGACGACCGTGATCTCGTCGGACGAGGCCCTGGTCCTGGAAAAGGCCCCCAAGTCGATTGCCGTCGTCGGCGCGGGCGCGGTGGGCTGTGAGTTCGCCGACGTGTTCAACGCGTTCGGCTCCGAGGTGCACCTGATCGAGGTGATGCCCGGCTTGCTGCCGCTCGAGGATGCCGACTGCTCCGCCGAATTGGGCCGCGCCTTCAAGAAGCGCAAGATCCAGCTTCACCTCGGGGCCAAGCTCTCCGATGTGAAGGTCGGCAAGGACTCCGTCACGTTCTCGGTCGAGGAAAACGGGAAGAAGGAAACCCTCGAGGTCGAGAAGGTCCTCGTCGCCGCCGGCCGTGCACCTAACGTTGAGCAGCTCGGGCTCAAGGAAGCTGGCGTGCAGCTTACCGAACGCGGCTTCATCAAGGCCGACCCAAAGAGCTACGAGACCACGGCCAAGGGGATCTACGCCATCGGCGACGTGATCGGCGCACCCATGCTCGCCCACAAGGGCTCACGCGAGGGGCACATCCTCGCCGACCTCCTCGGCGGGCAGCATGCCCATGCCATCAACTACGGCAACATCCCCAACGCCACCTACTGCCACCCGGAAGTCGCCTCGATTGGGCTGACGGAGGCGCAGTGCAAGGAGAAGAAGCTCGACTACAAGGTCGGCAAGTTCCCCTTCTCGGCCAACGGTCGCGCCCGCACGGCCGGTGAAACGGATGGGTTCGTCAAGATCATCCGCGACGCGAAGTATGGGGAAATCCTCGGTGCTCACATCGTTGGGGCCCACGCGACGGAACTGATTCACGAACTGCTGGTCGCGCGCGAGAACGAGTACACCGTCGAGGAGATCGACCTCGCCATCCATGCGCACCCGACCCTGTCGGAAGCGGTGGCCGAGGCGGTGCTCGACTCGATGGGGAAGATGCTGCACGCCTGA
- a CDS encoding 2-oxo acid dehydrogenase subunit E2 yields the protein MATKIFMEALSPTMEEGRLVKWLKNEGDAIKNGDVLAEVETDKAIMELVARGEGVLRKRLLADGTTSPVGALIGVIAGADENIDALVGSSAPIASPPPPAAPSAVAPTAVAPATPTAPPQPEAAPTGRQRSSPLARRLASERGINLGTLQGSGPGGRIVKRDIDTAPTTSPSVAAPVAAMARAAAPAGPGHRDVPLTQIRKTIARRLAESIGPVPTFYLTAEVDMERVAEMRAAMAELGDAYKVSFNDVVLKAVATALHQHPECNAHWLGDAIRYWDRVHLGMAVAIPDGLITPVIFDAHLKGLSAIAAESRDLAARARDRKLKPEEYTGSTFSVSNLGMFGIDQFTAIINPPEAGIIAVGGIEAKAVVVNGAVQVRRRMRITMSCDHRVIDGALGAKFLQTLRRLIENPLMLAY from the coding sequence ATGGCTACCAAGATCTTCATGGAGGCCCTCTCTCCCACGATGGAGGAAGGCCGCCTCGTCAAGTGGCTCAAGAACGAGGGCGACGCCATCAAGAATGGCGACGTGCTCGCCGAGGTCGAAACCGACAAGGCGATCATGGAACTCGTCGCCCGCGGGGAGGGCGTGCTGCGTAAACGACTCCTTGCCGATGGCACCACCTCACCGGTCGGTGCCCTCATCGGGGTGATCGCCGGCGCAGACGAGAACATCGATGCATTGGTCGGCAGCTCAGCGCCCATCGCGAGCCCGCCCCCTCCAGCCGCACCGAGCGCCGTCGCGCCCACCGCCGTCGCCCCGGCAACGCCCACAGCCCCCCCGCAACCGGAAGCCGCCCCCACGGGACGACAGCGCTCCTCACCGCTCGCCCGACGTCTGGCGTCCGAACGCGGGATCAACCTCGGCACCCTCCAGGGGTCCGGCCCCGGCGGACGCATCGTCAAGCGCGATATCGACACGGCGCCGACCACATCCCCATCCGTGGCCGCCCCTGTCGCGGCCATGGCGCGCGCTGCGGCCCCCGCAGGGCCGGGGCACCGGGACGTGCCCCTGACGCAGATCCGCAAGACAATTGCACGCCGCCTCGCCGAATCGATCGGCCCGGTCCCGACCTTCTACCTCACCGCCGAGGTCGACATGGAGCGCGTCGCCGAGATGCGCGCGGCGATGGCGGAACTCGGGGATGCGTACAAGGTGTCCTTCAACGACGTCGTCCTGAAGGCCGTCGCCACGGCGCTGCACCAACACCCGGAATGCAACGCCCACTGGCTGGGCGACGCGATCCGGTACTGGGATCGGGTACACCTCGGCATGGCGGTGGCCATCCCCGATGGCTTGATCACTCCGGTGATTTTTGACGCCCATCTCAAGGGATTGAGCGCGATCGCGGCGGAGTCGCGCGACCTCGCCGCCCGCGCGCGTGACCGCAAGCTCAAGCCCGAGGAATACACCGGCTCCACCTTCTCCGTCTCGAACCTCGGGATGTTTGGCATCGACCAGTTCACGGCGATCATCAATCCCCCGGAGGCCGGGATCATTGCCGTTGGTGGGATCGAGGCCAAGGCCGTCGTGGTGAACGGTGCGGTGCAGGTTCGCCGTCGGATGCGCATCACGATGAGCTGTGATCATCGGGTGATCGATGGAGCCCTTGGGGCGAAGTTCCTCCAGACGCTGCGGCGGTTGATCGAGAATCCGTTGATGCTGGCGTACTAG
- a CDS encoding pyruvate dehydrogenase complex E1 component subunit beta — translation MPIITYRDALNQALREEMQRDDRVFLMGEEVAVYQGAYKVSKGLLQEFGEMRVVDTPITELGFAGVGVGAAMVGLRPVIEFMTWNFALLAIDQVVNAAAKMLYMSGGQYHMPMVFRGPNGAALQLSAQHSQAFESWLAHIPGLKVVSPGTPYDAKGLLKAAIRDDNPVVFFEGEMMYNHKGEVPDGDYIVPIGKADLKREGADCTLVTYGKSVPLALQVADTMAKDGIQLDVLDLRTIRPLDTEALTTSVRKTNRVVVLEEGWEFCGVGAQIVDYCQRDCFDDLDAPVVRVHQADVPMPYAKNIEKAAKPDLAKTVAAVRKVMYLD, via the coding sequence ATGCCGATCATCACGTACCGCGACGCCCTCAACCAGGCGCTCCGCGAAGAGATGCAGCGCGATGACCGCGTCTTCCTCATGGGCGAGGAAGTCGCCGTCTACCAGGGAGCATACAAGGTCTCCAAGGGACTCCTGCAGGAGTTCGGCGAGATGCGCGTCGTCGACACCCCCATTACCGAGCTGGGGTTCGCCGGCGTGGGCGTCGGCGCCGCGATGGTCGGACTGCGCCCGGTCATCGAGTTCATGACCTGGAACTTCGCCCTGCTGGCCATCGACCAGGTCGTGAATGCGGCGGCCAAGATGCTCTACATGTCCGGCGGCCAGTACCACATGCCGATGGTGTTCCGCGGCCCCAACGGCGCCGCGCTCCAGTTGTCCGCCCAGCACTCCCAGGCCTTTGAATCGTGGCTCGCACACATCCCGGGCCTCAAGGTGGTTTCCCCTGGCACGCCGTACGACGCCAAGGGGTTGCTCAAGGCCGCCATCCGGGATGACAACCCGGTGGTCTTCTTTGAGGGCGAAATGATGTACAACCACAAGGGCGAGGTCCCGGATGGGGACTACATCGTCCCGATCGGAAAGGCCGACCTCAAGCGCGAAGGTGCCGACTGCACGCTCGTGACCTACGGCAAGTCCGTCCCCCTCGCGCTGCAGGTGGCCGACACGATGGCGAAGGATGGCATCCAACTCGACGTCCTGGACCTCCGCACCATCCGCCCGCTGGACACCGAAGCCCTGACCACCTCGGTTCGCAAGACCAACCGCGTCGTGGTACTCGAAGAAGGATGGGAGTTCTGCGGTGTCGGCGCGCAGATCGTGGACTACTGCCAGCGCGATTGCTTTGACGACCTCGACGCCCCGGTCGTGCGCGTTCACCAGGCCGATGTCCCCATGCCCTACGCAAAGAACATCGAAAAGGCGGCCAAACCCGATCTCGCCAAGACGGTCGCCGCCGTACGCAAGGTGATGTACCTGGACTAA
- the pdhA gene encoding pyruvate dehydrogenase (acetyl-transferring) E1 component subunit alpha, translating into MAKKKADAPAGSTAGATDAATRGELLRSMLLQRRFEERCAEAYALGRIGGFCHLYIGQEACGTGVISMLRPDDYVITTYRDHGQALARGITPRAVMAELFGRSDGCVRGKGGSMHLFDRNTNFLGGHGIVGGHVPIATGVGFAIKYRGGDQAIACFMGESVVNTGAFHEALNMAGLWKLPVVYIIENNRYGMGTALERASAIHDIYQRGAAYDMPRGVVDGQDVLAVRQAMGEALQRARAESMPTLLEVRTYRFMGHSMSDAVSGTYRSKQELEEYMQRDPINVLRQHMEALGEVDDARMAAMDDEVRAVVQDAWDFAEASPEPALESLYEDVLVETTT; encoded by the coding sequence ATGGCCAAGAAGAAAGCTGACGCCCCGGCAGGCAGCACCGCGGGCGCCACCGACGCTGCGACGCGCGGGGAGCTCCTGCGCTCGATGCTGCTGCAACGCCGATTTGAGGAACGCTGTGCCGAGGCGTACGCGCTCGGCCGCATCGGCGGCTTCTGCCACCTGTACATCGGGCAGGAAGCCTGCGGCACCGGCGTGATCTCCATGTTGCGCCCCGACGACTACGTCATCACCACCTACCGCGACCATGGTCAGGCACTCGCGCGCGGCATCACGCCACGCGCCGTCATGGCCGAGCTGTTCGGCCGCAGCGACGGGTGCGTGCGCGGCAAGGGCGGATCGATGCACCTGTTCGACCGGAACACGAACTTCCTCGGCGGGCACGGCATCGTCGGCGGCCACGTCCCCATCGCCACCGGGGTCGGCTTCGCCATCAAGTATCGCGGCGGCGATCAGGCCATCGCGTGTTTCATGGGCGAGTCGGTGGTGAACACCGGGGCCTTTCATGAGGCCCTGAACATGGCCGGGCTGTGGAAGCTCCCGGTGGTGTACATCATCGAGAACAATCGCTACGGGATGGGCACCGCGCTGGAGCGTGCGTCGGCCATCCACGACATCTACCAGCGCGGTGCGGCGTACGACATGCCGCGCGGCGTCGTGGACGGTCAGGACGTCCTTGCCGTGCGACAGGCGATGGGTGAGGCGCTCCAGCGCGCCCGCGCCGAGTCGATGCCCACGCTGCTCGAGGTCCGGACCTACCGGTTCATGGGGCACTCGATGTCGGATGCCGTCAGCGGGACCTATCGCTCGAAGCAGGAACTCGAGGAGTACATGCAGCGCGACCCGATTAACGTGCTGCGGCAGCACATGGAGGCGCTCGGCGAGGTGGACGACGCCCGCATGGCCGCGATGGATGACGAGGTCCGCGCCGTGGTGCAAGACGCCTGGGACTTCGCCGAGGCGAGCCCGGAACCAGCACTGGAGAGTTTGTACGAGGACGTCCTGGTGGAGACGACAACCTGA
- the lipA gene encoding lipoyl synthase encodes MAEQLYQILGRKRAVPLPERKPPWLKVKAPGGANYIRLKGLMRELKLNTVCEEAHCPNVGECWEHGTATFMILGDVCTRNCAYCAVSHGRPPVYDIEEPARVASAAEQMSLRHVVITSVDRDDLPDFGAHIFAETIRLVHERVPGCSVEVLVPDFQGNEDSIRKVLDAGPEIYNHNTETVPRLYKRARPGGRYERVMNIFRTAKRIAPAIPTKTGIILGLGEVVEEVLQVMRDLREVDVDILTLGQYLRPSDAHLPIDRYYNPEEFRQLRDAGLAMGFRHVEAGPLVRSSYHAWEQVQAAGMAT; translated from the coding sequence ATGGCCGAACAGCTCTATCAGATCCTGGGACGGAAACGCGCCGTCCCGTTGCCGGAACGCAAGCCGCCCTGGCTGAAAGTCAAGGCGCCAGGCGGAGCTAACTACATACGCCTCAAGGGCTTGATGCGCGAACTCAAGCTCAACACGGTGTGCGAGGAGGCGCATTGTCCCAACGTGGGTGAGTGCTGGGAACACGGCACGGCGACCTTCATGATTCTTGGAGACGTCTGCACCCGCAACTGCGCCTACTGCGCCGTCAGCCATGGGCGGCCCCCCGTCTACGACATCGAGGAGCCTGCCCGCGTCGCGTCCGCCGCAGAACAGATGTCCTTGCGACATGTCGTGATCACCTCGGTCGACCGGGACGACCTTCCGGATTTCGGGGCGCACATCTTCGCCGAGACCATCCGTCTCGTCCACGAGAGGGTCCCGGGATGTTCGGTCGAAGTGCTCGTCCCCGATTTCCAAGGGAACGAAGACTCGATCCGGAAGGTGCTGGACGCCGGACCGGAGATCTACAACCACAACACCGAGACCGTTCCGCGGCTCTACAAGCGTGCCCGTCCGGGCGGCCGCTACGAACGGGTGATGAACATCTTCCGCACCGCCAAGCGCATAGCGCCGGCGATCCCTACCAAGACCGGGATCATCCTCGGATTGGGCGAGGTCGTCGAGGAGGTGCTGCAGGTCATGCGCGACCTTCGGGAAGTGGACGTGGATATCCTCACGCTCGGGCAATACCTCCGCCCGTCCGACGCCCATCTCCCAATCGACCGATACTACAACCCGGAAGAGTTCCGGCAGCTCCGCGACGCGGGGCTCGCCATGGGATTCCGGCACGTGGAAGCGGGGCCGCTCGTTCGCTCCAGTTATCACGCCTGGGAGCAGGTCCAGGCGGCAGGGATGGCGACCTAG
- a CDS encoding DUF3108 domain-containing protein has translation MRFSLVALFAFLPAGLAAQPPAAEAGTPVPFALGERFTYDLKFGKIKVGEGTMETLGLETIRGIEAWHTRFRVRGGVPFYRVDDVLESWFARDGLYSLRFVQDLEEGGKVRERRYEMFPERQAFREGDAPEQPSVAAPLDDGAFLYFVRTLPLEAGHTYSFDRYFRPDRNPVVIKVLGRETIKVPAGTFQTVVIQPVIKSKGIFSEKGEARIWLTDDAQRMMVQMKSKTKIGSLNLYLTSARHAPANATPR, from the coding sequence ATGCGGTTCTCGCTCGTGGCCCTGTTCGCGTTCCTGCCCGCCGGACTCGCCGCGCAGCCACCGGCGGCGGAGGCCGGCACGCCGGTGCCGTTCGCGTTAGGCGAGCGTTTTACCTACGACCTCAAGTTCGGCAAGATCAAGGTCGGCGAAGGCACCATGGAGACCCTGGGCCTGGAGACCATCCGCGGCATCGAGGCCTGGCACACGCGGTTTCGCGTGCGCGGCGGCGTGCCGTTCTACCGGGTGGACGACGTCCTCGAAAGCTGGTTCGCCCGCGACGGTCTCTACTCGCTCCGCTTCGTCCAGGACCTGGAGGAGGGCGGCAAGGTGCGCGAGCGCCGGTACGAGATGTTCCCCGAACGGCAGGCCTTTCGTGAGGGCGATGCCCCGGAACAGCCCAGCGTCGCCGCGCCGCTCGACGATGGCGCCTTCCTGTACTTCGTCCGCACGCTGCCACTTGAGGCCGGGCACACCTACTCGTTCGATCGCTACTTCCGGCCGGATCGCAACCCGGTGGTCATCAAGGTACTGGGTCGAGAGACCATCAAGGTCCCGGCGGGGACCTTCCAGACCGTCGTGATCCAGCCCGTCATCAAGTCGAAGGGCATCTTCTCGGAGAAGGGTGAAGCGCGCATCTGGCTCACCGACGATGCGCAGCGCATGATGGTGCAGATGAAGTCAAAGACGAAGATCGGTTCCCTCAACCTGTACCTCACATCCGCCCGCCACGCGCCCGCCAACGCGACACCGCGTTAG